Proteins encoded by one window of Methyloterricola oryzae:
- a CDS encoding phage tail sheath family protein: MPAALSYPGVYIEEIASGVRSITGVATSIAAFLGRTIRGPVNQAVTINSFADFERVFGGLSIDSTVSFAVRDFYLNGGSQAVIVRLYNTPDQGSAKAQITLGDFTLEASSEGSWGVNIKATIDHDVSKDVAERLGVTKDDLFNLTIWDSAQGGIRERLMNLTVKESARRIDNVLKAESKLARWSGAFDPTAPPDIPGDGTKGEAALDTGSDGKPLVMTNFLPAQGEVNKEGLYALEQVDLFNLLCIPHYSATGDVDSGVISAAATYCEKRRAMLLIDPPTNWSDKGTAKTGIAIDIGTTSKNAALFFPRLRQPNPLRSGQVEDFAPCGAVAGVIARTDTQRGVWKAPAGLDATLTGVPQLSVALTDAETGELNPLGINCLRSMPAAGRVIWGARTLQGNDRLASEWKYIPVRRLALYIEESLFRGTQWVVFEPNDEPLWSQIRLNLGAFMHNLFRQGAFQGKSACEAYFVKCDSETTTQSDINGGTVNIVVGFAPLKPAEFVVIQLQQMAGQIQA, encoded by the coding sequence ATGCCGGCTGCACTGTCTTATCCAGGGGTTTACATTGAGGAAATTGCTAGCGGCGTCCGCAGCATTACCGGTGTAGCCACTTCCATTGCCGCATTCTTAGGCCGAACTATTCGCGGCCCTGTCAACCAGGCCGTCACGATTAACAGTTTCGCTGATTTCGAGCGTGTTTTCGGAGGACTATCAATAGATAGTACGGTTAGCTTTGCCGTTCGTGATTTTTACCTCAATGGCGGAAGTCAGGCCGTTATCGTCCGGCTCTACAACACGCCAGATCAAGGATCCGCCAAAGCACAGATAACCCTTGGAGATTTCACTCTGGAAGCATCTAGCGAGGGAAGTTGGGGCGTAAATATCAAAGCCACGATTGACCACGACGTGTCAAAGGATGTGGCCGAGCGACTGGGTGTGACCAAGGACGATCTGTTTAATCTGACCATCTGGGATTCTGCCCAGGGAGGTATCAGGGAGCGACTGATGAATCTGACGGTGAAGGAGAGCGCCCGCCGCATCGACAATGTTTTGAAAGCTGAATCAAAGCTGGCACGCTGGTCCGGTGCCTTCGATCCAACTGCACCACCTGATATACCAGGGGACGGAACCAAAGGTGAGGCGGCACTGGATACTGGATCAGATGGCAAGCCGCTGGTGATGACAAACTTTCTACCCGCTCAGGGCGAAGTCAATAAGGAAGGCCTTTATGCCCTGGAGCAAGTCGATCTGTTCAACTTGCTTTGCATTCCACATTATTCCGCTACCGGCGACGTCGACAGCGGTGTGATTAGCGCCGCCGCCACCTACTGCGAAAAGCGTCGCGCCATGCTCCTGATCGATCCACCCACGAACTGGTCGGACAAGGGGACGGCGAAGACGGGAATCGCCATCGACATTGGCACAACGAGCAAAAATGCCGCGTTGTTCTTTCCCCGGTTGCGCCAGCCAAATCCACTGCGCAGCGGTCAGGTGGAAGATTTCGCGCCCTGCGGTGCTGTGGCCGGTGTCATCGCCCGAACCGACACCCAGCGTGGCGTGTGGAAGGCTCCAGCGGGGCTGGACGCGACCCTGACCGGCGTGCCGCAATTGAGCGTCGCCTTGACCGACGCCGAAACGGGCGAACTGAACCCGCTAGGCATCAATTGCCTGCGCTCGATGCCGGCCGCGGGGCGAGTGATTTGGGGGGCGCGCACGCTTCAGGGCAATGACCGACTGGCCTCGGAATGGAAGTACATTCCGGTCCGTCGCCTCGCGCTATACATCGAGGAAAGCCTGTTTCGCGGCACCCAATGGGTGGTTTTCGAACCCAATGACGAACCCCTTTGGTCGCAGATCCGCCTGAATCTCGGCGCGTTCATGCACAACCTGTTTCGACAGGGCGCGTTCCAGGGCAAATCGGCGTGTGAGGCCTATTTCGTCAAGTGCGACAGCGAAACGACGACCCAGTCCGATATCAACGGGGGAACCGTCAACATCGTCGTCGGCTTTGCGCCGCTCAAACCCGCCGAGTTCGTCGTAATCCAGTTACAGCAGATGGCTGGACAGATTCAGGCATAA
- a CDS encoding eCIS core domain-containing protein, giving the protein MSVKAQISDKRHASVQLRPQWQAFQSRPFSSAKSMQPNADSCGEAKHDLASLDALKRPSIRVQPKLKLGPSNDIYEQEADRIAKRVVRENMALSNNPLTQENTHVVKEPLISRYPFQDLQSGANVADIAPNAECSINASRGSGQPLTEKIRTPLERAFGANFEQVRIHTDSRADALGRSLHARAFTSGPDIYFRSGEFNVGNSFGQELLSHELTHVLQQRAGGRADVIRPFFDREGNEFSPNVPEKGKWEKDLIDKKFRWTPNDDVARNYHQDLKNELSQKALAKKAKGEKEIEDVKSVVETNEGKKDPFYVLPNQIRFSQSEITPATTGPGAAPIYQLVVNLATKKVKPEAIEPIRILVRGPANSPVIVSLDNRRLWAFRQANALIGSGSLISIRCVWASEKEIRQESYKFQNGQFGSDKVKVTDRDIRNKENWMRKEYNSFKGKNA; this is encoded by the coding sequence ATGAGCGTAAAGGCGCAAATCAGTGATAAGAGGCACGCTTCAGTTCAATTAAGACCACAATGGCAGGCGTTCCAATCACGGCCTTTCTCTTCTGCTAAGTCAATGCAGCCAAATGCGGATTCCTGCGGCGAAGCTAAACACGACTTAGCTTCGCTCGATGCGCTAAAGCGACCATCGATAAGAGTCCAGCCGAAACTAAAACTCGGACCGAGCAATGATATATATGAGCAGGAGGCCGATCGGATCGCCAAGCGAGTAGTTCGCGAGAATATGGCTTTGTCAAACAATCCTTTAACGCAAGAAAACACACATGTTGTTAAGGAGCCTCTAATTTCCAGGTATCCATTTCAAGATCTGCAGTCGGGTGCCAACGTTGCCGATATCGCGCCGAATGCGGAATGCAGCATAAACGCAAGCCGCGGTAGCGGTCAGCCTTTAACTGAAAAGATACGTACTCCTCTGGAGCGGGCGTTTGGTGCGAATTTTGAGCAGGTGCGCATTCATACGGACAGTCGCGCTGATGCTCTTGGCCGATCTCTACATGCACGCGCTTTCACCAGCGGACCTGATATCTACTTTCGAAGCGGGGAGTTCAACGTTGGGAACTCGTTTGGTCAGGAGTTGCTTTCACACGAGTTAACACATGTTCTTCAGCAACGTGCTGGAGGTAGAGCGGACGTGATTCGCCCATTTTTTGATAGAGAGGGTAATGAGTTTTCACCTAATGTGCCGGAGAAAGGAAAATGGGAAAAGGATTTAATCGATAAGAAATTTCGTTGGACGCCCAATGATGATGTTGCACGGAACTATCATCAAGATCTGAAGAATGAACTCAGCCAGAAGGCGCTAGCAAAAAAAGCCAAAGGCGAGAAGGAAATAGAAGATGTGAAAAGTGTTGTGGAGACAAACGAAGGTAAGAAAGATCCATTCTACGTGCTTCCAAATCAAATTAGATTTTCTCAATCGGAGATAACGCCGGCAACTACAGGACCTGGGGCTGCACCTATATATCAGTTGGTGGTGAATCTTGCAACTAAGAAGGTAAAGCCAGAGGCAATCGAGCCGATTCGCATCCTAGTTAGGGGACCAGCTAATTCGCCAGTCATCGTATCACTAGACAATCGGCGTCTATGGGCATTTCGGCAAGCGAATGCGCTAATCGGAAGCGGCTCCTTGATCTCAATACGATGTGTATGGGCTTCAGAAAAAGAAATACGACAAGAATCCTATAAGTTCCAGAATGGACAATTCGGAAGTGATAAGGTGAAAGTGACAGATAGGGATATTAGAAATAAGGAAAACTGGATGAGAAAAGAGTACAACTCATTTAAAGGAAAGAACGCGTGA
- a CDS encoding phage tail protein, with product MAQFSVNAQRFDPYKNFKFRVKWDGRYVAGISKVGALRRTTEVVEHREGGDPSSERKSPGRTKYEAITLERGVTHDLEFEQWANKVWNFGSGLGAEVSLKDFRKDIIIEVYNEAGQVALAYRLYRCWVSEFQALPDLDANANAVAIQHIKLENEGWERDYSVVEPSEVSLA from the coding sequence ATGGCACAGTTCAGCGTCAACGCGCAAAGGTTTGATCCGTACAAGAACTTCAAATTCCGCGTGAAGTGGGATGGGCGTTATGTTGCCGGAATCAGCAAGGTCGGGGCGTTGCGAAGGACCACGGAGGTCGTCGAACACCGCGAAGGAGGCGACCCCAGCAGTGAGCGCAAGTCACCGGGCCGGACCAAGTACGAAGCCATCACCCTTGAACGCGGCGTGACGCATGATCTCGAGTTCGAACAATGGGCGAACAAGGTGTGGAATTTTGGTTCCGGTCTCGGTGCCGAGGTTTCACTCAAGGATTTCCGCAAGGACATCATCATCGAAGTCTATAACGAGGCTGGCCAGGTCGCCCTCGCCTACCGACTCTACCGCTGCTGGGTTTCCGAGTTCCAGGCGTTGCCCGATCTCGACGCCAATGCCAATGCGGTGGCGATTCAGCACATCAAACTGGAGAACGAAGGCTGGGAGCGGGACTATTCCGTGGTGGAACCCAGCGAAGTGAGTCTGGCCTAA
- a CDS encoding carotenoid 1,2-hydratase, with protein sequence MGRMVLLACLLLALLAPGCGNQETSSGEDATATLKQADHGGFERAYTPRPFDFPVDHGPHPDFREEWWYVTGNLDGPEGRRFGFQITIFRHGLKRGTPKRESAWAGQDAYMAHFALTDVTGQSFTSFQRVSRGAAGLAGAQAQPLKVWLEDWRIDATPDGGFPWHIQAQQDGIGLSLDLSPLKPVVLHGEHGLSRKSVEAGNASYYYSMSRLKAAGMLRLNGQELPVGGLAWLDREWSTSMLADYQAGWDWFSLQLNDGTDVMFMQIRHKDGKADPMSYGTLIGADGSTTPLAREDVAIEILDTWESPKGGRYPAHWRLKIKPSGRLLDIRPVIADQELRHDARYWEGAADIRDAESGAQVGRGYVELTGYGKGVIPQRNSE encoded by the coding sequence ATGGGACGGATGGTTCTGCTGGCTTGCCTGCTATTGGCCCTGCTTGCGCCTGGCTGCGGCAATCAGGAAACATCGAGTGGGGAAGATGCAACGGCCACGCTCAAACAGGCCGATCATGGGGGCTTCGAGCGGGCCTACACGCCCAGGCCCTTCGACTTTCCGGTGGACCATGGCCCGCATCCCGATTTCCGCGAGGAATGGTGGTACGTGACCGGCAATCTCGATGGACCGGAAGGACGGCGCTTCGGCTTTCAGATCACGATCTTCCGCCATGGTCTCAAGCGCGGAACGCCGAAGCGGGAATCGGCATGGGCGGGGCAGGACGCCTACATGGCCCATTTTGCCCTCACCGATGTGACCGGCCAAAGCTTCACCTCCTTCCAGCGGGTTTCTCGGGGAGCGGCAGGCCTTGCCGGAGCGCAGGCGCAACCGCTCAAGGTTTGGCTCGAAGACTGGCGTATCGACGCCACACCCGACGGCGGATTTCCCTGGCATATCCAGGCGCAACAGGACGGCATCGGCTTGTCCCTGGATCTTTCACCCCTTAAGCCCGTCGTCCTGCATGGCGAGCACGGCTTGAGCCGCAAAAGCGTGGAGGCGGGCAACGCCTCCTATTACTACTCGATGTCCCGCTTGAAGGCGGCAGGCATGCTCCGTCTGAACGGGCAGGAACTGCCGGTCGGCGGCCTGGCCTGGCTGGACAGAGAATGGAGCACCAGCATGCTGGCGGACTATCAAGCCGGCTGGGACTGGTTTTCTCTACAACTGAATGACGGAACGGACGTGATGTTCATGCAGATCCGTCACAAGGACGGCAAGGCCGACCCGATGAGTTACGGAACCTTGATCGGGGCCGATGGCTCCACGACACCCTTGGCCCGTGAGGACGTGGCAATCGAGATTCTGGATACCTGGGAAAGCCCCAAGGGCGGTCGCTATCCCGCCCACTGGCGGCTGAAGATCAAGCCATCGGGCCGCCTTCTGGATATCCGACCGGTGATCGCCGACCAGGAGCTGCGCCACGATGCCCGTTACTGGGAGGGGGCGGCGGATATTCGGGACGCCGAATCGGGTGCTCAGGTCGGCCGGGGGTACGTGGAACTGACCGGCTATGGGAAGGGCGTAATCCCTCAGAGAAACTCCGAATGA
- a CDS encoding ATP-binding protein: MSAADWYAENHAHLLQALGKVRALLEHQVAKTEGEKTEDPAPEPESVRDSQAETPERPFALDALCASFGLSPFERHLLLLCAGVEFESAPSSLCARAQGDPQRTYPTFSLALATLPEAHWSALTPDRPLRRWRLIEVGPGNALTASPLRIDERVLHYLAGVNEIDNRLAGWVQTMEPPDDLAPCHLDIARQLATQWSNHQEGRLPIAWMRGGEPADNRAIAAAACAFLGLELQAMPVNLLPTGPSELENLLRLWEREALLRNSALLLEEDEDTAPDSGRAQLVSWFAERVLGGIILTGGMKRLPAGRAVIHVDVRKPDSTEQLGLWQQALGVHAEKLNGSLERLTGQFDLGAPAVQAACSEALAQATQPEELPERLWQACRVQARSRLDQHGGEMALAQRIESAATWDDLVLPEAQKQILREIAVHVRQRFKVYETWGFGRKSSRGLGISTLFAGASGTGKTLAAEVLANELGLDLYRIDLSSVVSKYIGETEKNLRRVFDAAESGGAILLFDEADALFGKRSEVKDSHDRHANVEVSYLLQRMEAYRGLAVLTTNLKDALDTAFLRRIRFVVQFPFPDAAQRAEIWQRMFPSTLPTEGLNLAQLSRLNVSGGNIRNIALNAAFHAAEKGEALGMFHLLEGAHGEYAKLEKSLSDNEIEGWL, encoded by the coding sequence ATGAGCGCCGCGGACTGGTACGCCGAGAATCACGCACACCTGCTCCAAGCCTTGGGCAAGGTCCGCGCGTTGCTGGAGCATCAGGTGGCCAAGACCGAAGGTGAAAAGACGGAGGATCCCGCGCCGGAACCGGAATCTGTTCGGGACTCCCAAGCCGAGACTCCCGAGCGCCCCTTCGCCCTGGACGCCCTGTGCGCGAGCTTTGGCCTGTCGCCGTTTGAGCGGCACCTTCTGTTGCTGTGCGCCGGCGTCGAATTCGAATCAGCCCCTTCGTCCTTGTGCGCTCGGGCGCAGGGTGACCCGCAACGCACCTACCCCACCTTCAGCCTGGCCCTGGCCACCTTGCCCGAGGCCCATTGGAGCGCGCTGACGCCCGACCGGCCCCTGCGGCGTTGGCGGCTGATCGAAGTCGGGCCGGGCAATGCGCTCACCGCCAGTCCCTTGCGCATCGACGAGCGCGTGCTGCACTACCTGGCCGGCGTCAACGAAATTGATAACCGCCTGGCCGGATGGGTGCAAACCATGGAGCCGCCGGACGATCTCGCGCCGTGTCATCTGGACATCGCCAGGCAGTTGGCCACTCAGTGGTCCAACCACCAGGAGGGCCGCCTGCCCATCGCCTGGATGCGCGGCGGCGAGCCGGCGGATAACCGGGCCATTGCCGCTGCGGCCTGTGCCTTCCTGGGCCTGGAATTGCAAGCCATGCCCGTCAATCTGCTGCCTACTGGGCCTTCCGAACTGGAAAACCTGCTGCGGCTGTGGGAGCGGGAAGCCCTGTTGCGCAACAGTGCCTTGCTACTGGAAGAAGACGAGGACACGGCGCCGGACAGCGGCCGGGCGCAGCTCGTAAGCTGGTTTGCCGAGCGGGTGCTGGGAGGAATCATTCTGACCGGCGGAATGAAGCGGCTGCCGGCGGGCCGGGCGGTCATCCACGTGGACGTGCGCAAACCGGATTCTACCGAGCAATTGGGGCTCTGGCAGCAAGCTCTCGGCGTGCACGCGGAAAAGCTCAACGGCAGCCTGGAGCGGCTGACCGGCCAATTCGACTTGGGCGCGCCGGCCGTTCAGGCCGCTTGCAGCGAGGCGCTGGCGCAGGCGACGCAGCCGGAGGAACTGCCCGAACGGCTCTGGCAAGCCTGCCGGGTGCAGGCGCGCAGCCGCCTGGACCAGCATGGCGGCGAAATGGCCTTGGCGCAGCGGATCGAATCGGCGGCGACCTGGGACGATCTGGTGCTGCCGGAGGCGCAAAAGCAGATCCTTCGAGAAATCGCTGTCCACGTGCGACAGCGCTTCAAGGTCTACGAAACCTGGGGATTTGGCCGGAAGAGCTCACGCGGGCTGGGCATCAGCACCCTTTTTGCTGGCGCCAGCGGCACCGGCAAGACCTTGGCCGCCGAAGTGCTGGCGAACGAATTGGGGCTGGACCTGTACCGCATCGATCTCAGTTCGGTGGTGAGCAAGTACATCGGCGAAACCGAAAAGAACCTGCGGCGGGTGTTCGACGCTGCCGAATCGGGCGGCGCCATCCTGCTGTTCGACGAGGCCGACGCCTTGTTCGGCAAGCGCAGCGAAGTCAAGGACAGTCACGACCGCCATGCCAACGTCGAGGTGAGTTATCTACTGCAGCGCATGGAGGCGTATCGGGGATTGGCGGTTCTGACCACCAACCTGAAGGATGCATTGGATACCGCTTTCCTGCGGCGTATTCGCTTCGTGGTGCAGTTTCCATTTCCCGATGCGGCTCAACGTGCCGAAATTTGGCAGCGGATGTTCCCCTCCACCCTGCCCACCGAAGGACTGAATCTGGCGCAACTGTCCCGCCTCAACGTGAGCGGCGGCAATATCCGAAACATCGCCCTGAACGCCGCGTTCCATGCCGCCGAGAAAGGCGAAGCACTAGGTATGTTCCATTTGCTGGAAGGAGCGCATGGGGAATACGCGAAGCTTGAGAAATCACTTTCGGACAATGAAATAGAGGGGTGGCTATGA
- a CDS encoding DUF4255 domain-containing protein, translating into MSNHLAIATVTYALKTQIANALTHDVGDFGYQVVTDRPDGTASGQAEVRLYLYQVTHNAAHRNDDLPTRRADGTSFVNRPQLALDLHYLISFFGKETELEPQRLLGSVARALHAHPVLSRDQIAKLIDPGTEPRVGPSWLAASDLDKQIELVRLTPLPLSLEELSKLWMVFFQTKYTLSVAYQASVVLLDADVQASEGPPVQERVVTAFPTPNFRRVTS; encoded by the coding sequence GTGAGCAATCATCTGGCCATCGCGACGGTGACTTACGCGCTGAAGACTCAGATTGCCAATGCGCTTACGCATGACGTGGGCGACTTTGGCTATCAGGTGGTAACGGACCGTCCCGATGGCACGGCCAGCGGACAAGCGGAAGTGCGGCTTTATCTGTATCAGGTGACCCACAATGCCGCCCATCGGAACGACGACCTGCCCACGCGCCGCGCCGATGGCACCTCATTTGTGAATCGGCCGCAACTTGCGCTGGATCTGCACTACCTCATCAGCTTTTTCGGCAAGGAAACCGAATTGGAACCCCAGCGTTTGCTGGGCAGCGTTGCACGGGCACTGCACGCGCATCCGGTGCTCAGCCGCGATCAGATCGCTAAGCTCATAGATCCAGGCACAGAACCGCGGGTCGGGCCGTCTTGGTTGGCCGCTTCGGATCTGGACAAGCAAATCGAGCTGGTCCGGCTGACTCCCCTGCCCCTGTCGCTGGAAGAGCTTTCCAAGCTGTGGATGGTGTTCTTCCAGACCAAATACACCTTGTCGGTGGCCTATCAAGCTTCCGTCGTGCTGCTCGATGCTGACGTCCAAGCCTCCGAAGGTCCACCAGTCCAAGAACGCGTGGTCACCGCGTTCCCGACTCCTAATTTCAGAAGGGTCACGTCATGA
- a CDS encoding ABC transporter ATP-binding protein, with protein MYQELPLSCPSPDAVSFSVDSARRLLLKDVHWGYEEAGVWREVLKGVDLDVQGGEQIAILGQSGCGKSSLLHLIGALDQPSAGHIAFGATDLTGLAEPGRSLWRRRHVGFIYQFFNLIPTLTVLENVLLPLELNGLRNREASAWALDLLSEVGLAERADAYPDRLSGGEQQRVAMVRALVHKPDLVLADEPTGNLDLETGEKVLDILDRLVRAQGHTLLLVTHSIEVAKRAGRIFRLADGKLFPSD; from the coding sequence ATGTATCAAGAACTGCCCTTATCCTGCCCATCCCCGGACGCCGTTTCCTTTTCCGTCGATTCCGCCAGACGCCTGCTGCTGAAAGATGTTCACTGGGGCTATGAAGAAGCCGGTGTGTGGCGGGAGGTTCTCAAGGGTGTCGATCTCGATGTTCAAGGCGGCGAACAGATCGCTATCCTGGGTCAGAGCGGCTGCGGTAAATCATCGTTGTTGCATCTGATTGGCGCCCTGGATCAGCCCAGCGCCGGCCACATCGCCTTCGGTGCCACGGACCTTACCGGGCTCGCCGAACCGGGGCGCAGCCTTTGGCGCAGGCGCCACGTGGGATTCATCTACCAATTCTTCAATCTGATTCCCACCTTGACGGTCCTGGAGAATGTGCTTCTGCCCCTGGAGCTGAACGGTCTGCGAAATCGGGAGGCCAGTGCCTGGGCACTGGATCTGCTGAGCGAGGTCGGCCTGGCGGAACGTGCTGACGCCTATCCGGATCGTTTGTCGGGCGGAGAGCAACAGCGCGTGGCCATGGTGCGGGCCCTGGTCCACAAGCCGGATCTGGTCCTGGCCGACGAGCCTACCGGCAATCTGGACCTGGAAACCGGCGAGAAGGTGCTGGATATCCTCGACCGTCTGGTGCGCGCCCAGGGCCACACCCTTTTGCTGGTGACCCATAGTATCGAGGTTGCGAAGCGCGCAGGACGCATTTTCCGTCTGGCGGACGGAAAGCTGTTTCCCTCCGACTGA
- a CDS encoding ABC transporter permease: protein MSILARANRRYFVRHPVQLLLAVIGVALGVAIVAAIDLAAESTHRAFALSMQAITGRYTHQITAGSTGLDESLYRRLRIEQGLRQSAPSVEAYVRAGNQTLRLVGFDPYAERGTQSRFVSASRGGDATRLLTEPGSALIASVTARQLGVAPGNRLDISIDGRAIALDIIGYIEGNGPPEPALEGLLLTDIASAQELLGRVGRLDRIELILPEYPEAAEQLRRWLPVGTELETIAGRNASTQKLSAALELNLRAMSWLALLVGAFLIYNTMAFSVLQRRELLASLRVLGATRGQLFREVLQEAALLGLAGGLLGLAFGVLAAKALLHLVTRSINDLYFVLTVTEFLPDPLVLARGLAMGIAVAMLAAAAPAWEAARTSQRPARSGAETSVRKLLPGLAVLGLLLLSMAAWVLQARHVGLTASIGGVFMLLSGFGLITPWLMLMLTAGTVQLARLGDIWLLRLALSGVAASLSRAGLAVAALTVAVAVSVGVGIMIESFRGAITDWLEEILQADIYVTGASTDDGLMPNLPDNLESRLADIPGLARTGGARRMEVKTSMGNSELLVLRPPDLDQPGFRFKSGDGKALWRSFPKLEAVMISEPYAQRHDLSVGDHLVLQSDSGPVDLPVAGVFFDYRSDQGLIIMHRALYQRYWSEPRETSLGLYLEPGADLASVRRETERRVAEDSQVLTVKSNREIRDATLKVFDRTFAITQVLRLLAMGVAFVGILSALMAFQFERRRELAVLRATGLTPRETGGLMLLQTGFMGLVAGLLSIPLGLAIALALVRVIHLRSFGWTMELSFSPSALISAVAMSLAAALLAGLYPAHRVMMAQPARALREE from the coding sequence GTGTCAATCCTCGCACGCGCCAATCGCAGGTACTTCGTGCGCCATCCGGTGCAACTGCTGCTCGCCGTGATCGGCGTGGCCCTGGGCGTGGCTATCGTCGCCGCCATCGATCTCGCTGCGGAAAGCACCCACAGGGCCTTTGCCCTGTCCATGCAGGCAATCACCGGCCGCTACACCCACCAGATCACAGCCGGATCGACGGGGCTGGACGAATCCCTGTATCGGCGTTTGCGCATCGAGCAGGGCTTGCGTCAGAGCGCACCGTCCGTGGAAGCCTATGTGCGGGCAGGGAACCAGACCTTGCGACTGGTCGGCTTCGATCCTTATGCCGAGCGGGGAACGCAAAGCCGCTTCGTCAGCGCCTCCCGGGGCGGCGATGCCACGCGCCTCCTCACCGAGCCAGGATCTGCCCTGATCGCGTCGGTCACGGCCCGGCAACTGGGCGTCGCGCCCGGCAACCGGCTGGATATCTCAATCGACGGCCGGGCAATTGCCTTGGACATCATCGGCTATATCGAGGGCAACGGTCCACCGGAGCCGGCCCTGGAAGGTTTGCTGTTGACGGATATCGCGTCGGCTCAGGAACTGTTGGGCCGGGTGGGGCGGCTGGATCGCATCGAGCTGATTTTGCCTGAATATCCCGAGGCGGCGGAGCAGCTTCGCCGCTGGCTGCCTGTTGGCACTGAGCTGGAGACCATCGCCGGCCGCAACGCGTCGACCCAAAAGCTCAGTGCCGCCTTGGAGTTAAACCTTCGCGCCATGAGTTGGCTGGCCCTGCTGGTGGGCGCCTTCCTGATCTACAACACCATGGCGTTTTCGGTCTTGCAGCGCCGGGAGCTTCTTGCCTCGCTTCGCGTCCTGGGCGCCACGCGGGGGCAGTTGTTCCGGGAAGTCCTCCAAGAAGCGGCTCTGCTCGGCCTGGCCGGTGGTTTGCTGGGCCTGGCATTCGGAGTGCTCGCAGCCAAAGCCCTCCTGCACCTCGTGACGCGCAGCATCAACGATCTGTATTTCGTGCTCACCGTCACCGAGTTCCTCCCGGACCCGCTTGTCCTGGCGCGGGGTTTGGCCATGGGAATCGCCGTGGCGATGCTGGCCGCCGCCGCACCTGCCTGGGAGGCGGCCCGGACCTCGCAGCGTCCCGCCCGTTCCGGAGCCGAAACAAGCGTGCGCAAGCTATTGCCGGGCCTCGCAGTGCTCGGACTGCTGCTGTTGTCGATGGCCGCGTGGGTTCTGCAAGCCCGGCATGTTGGCCTCACCGCATCCATTGGCGGTGTGTTCATGCTGCTGTCGGGATTCGGTCTGATCACCCCCTGGCTGATGCTGATGCTGACCGCCGGGACAGTGCAACTGGCCAGGCTTGGGGATATCTGGCTGCTGCGATTGGCGCTGTCCGGTGTCGCCGCGTCCCTGAGCCGCGCCGGTCTCGCCGTGGCTGCGCTGACCGTCGCCGTGGCAGTGAGTGTAGGCGTCGGCATCATGATCGAGAGCTTTCGCGGCGCCATCACTGATTGGCTGGAAGAGATTCTCCAGGCCGATATTTACGTGACCGGGGCAAGCACCGACGACGGCCTGATGCCGAACCTGCCGGATAATCTGGAATCGAGGCTGGCCGACATTCCCGGGCTGGCGCGTACCGGCGGCGCCCGGCGCATGGAGGTCAAAACCTCGATGGGCAACAGCGAACTGCTGGTCCTTCGGCCTCCCGACCTGGACCAGCCTGGATTCCGGTTCAAGTCGGGCGATGGCAAGGCGCTGTGGCGATCCTTTCCCAAACTGGAAGCCGTCATGATTTCCGAGCCCTACGCCCAGCGGCATGATCTCTCCGTCGGAGACCACCTGGTCCTGCAAAGCGACTCAGGACCGGTCGACTTGCCGGTGGCCGGGGTGTTCTTCGATTATCGCTCGGACCAGGGGTTGATCATCATGCACCGGGCGCTCTATCAGCGTTACTGGAGCGAGCCCCGAGAGACCTCCCTGGGGCTCTATCTGGAGCCGGGGGCCGACTTGGCTTCGGTTCGACGGGAAACGGAACGGCGCGTGGCGGAAGACAGCCAGGTCTTGACGGTCAAGTCGAACCGGGAGATTCGCGATGCAACCCTGAAAGTGTTCGACCGTACCTTTGCCATCACCCAAGTCTTGCGGCTGCTGGCCATGGGAGTGGCCTTCGTCGGCATACTCAGTGCCCTGATGGCGTTCCAGTTCGAGCGCCGGCGGGAACTGGCGGTGCTACGGGCCACCGGATTGACGCCGCGCGAAACGGGCGGGCTGATGTTGCTGCAGACGGGGTTCATGGGGCTGGTGGCCGGCCTGCTGTCCATCCCGCTGGGCCTGGCCATCGCCTTGGCGCTGGTCCGGGTGATCCACCTACGCTCCTTCGGCTGGACCATGGAACTGAGTTTCTCGCCTTCGGCACTCATCTCGGCGGTCGCCATGAGTCTCGCCGCCGCCCTGCTGGCGGGGCTTTATCCGGCCCATCGGGTCATGATGGCGCAGCCTGCCCGCGCCTTGCGGGAGGAGTGA